A single genomic interval of Zobellia nedashkovskayae harbors:
- a CDS encoding porin family protein: MKKLVFFLTALLTITAINAQDFNFGVKGGINIASVGGSAYSSLGSLGTKVSFHLGGVAEFPISEKISVQPELLYSSQGTRWNYGTNDDNLKLDYINLPILGKYYILEGLSAEAGPLVGFLLSTNEDDDDRFNSLDIAFAIGASYKLNENIFFSLRYNKGIANINDDSYTGGKSQNNVFQLSAGYAF; encoded by the coding sequence ATGAAAAAACTAGTATTCTTTTTAACCGCACTTTTAACTATTACCGCTATCAATGCTCAAGATTTTAACTTTGGGGTAAAAGGAGGGATTAATATTGCTTCAGTTGGAGGTAGTGCATATTCCAGTTTAGGAAGTTTAGGTACAAAAGTCAGCTTTCATTTAGGAGGAGTTGCAGAATTTCCTATTTCCGAAAAAATATCGGTACAACCAGAACTGCTGTATTCTTCTCAGGGAACAAGATGGAATTACGGCACTAACGATGACAATTTAAAACTGGACTATATAAATTTACCGATTTTAGGGAAGTATTATATTTTAGAAGGTCTAAGTGCAGAAGCAGGACCGTTAGTAGGTTTTTTATTATCAACCAATGAAGATGATGATGACCGATTTAATTCTCTAGACATTGCCTTTGCCATTGGTGCGTCATACAAATTGAACGAAAACATATTTTTCAGCCTTAGGTACAATAAAGGTATTGCCAATATTAATGATGATTCTTATACAGGAGGAAAGAGTCAGAACAATGTGTTTCAGCTTTCTGCCGGATACGCATTTTAA
- a CDS encoding PA0069 family radical SAM protein: MKPESYIKGRGAQQNVHNKFLQNVYETRDDFLEFCHIEGEEADRNKTQYIPIFPKTIVNKVTSPDVGMLYSMNPYQGCEHGCIYCYARNTHEFWGYSAGLDFERKILVKKDSAKLLESKLKSKRWEASTIVLSGNTDCYQPAEKKFEITRDCLKIFLKYKHPVGIITKNALVLRDLDILKELAKDQLIGVNISVTSLSEETRHILEPRTTTIKKRLETIRILSENNIPVNAMLAPIIPGINSHEIMNLAKAVSENGAKSFAFTVVRLNGAIGQVFTDWIHKTLPDKADKVLHQIQECHGGSLNDSRFGVRSKGEGKIATQIHDLVRLARHTYFKNKSFPPLNHELHEQFKDGQLRLF, from the coding sequence TTGAAACCTGAATCATACATAAAGGGTCGTGGTGCCCAACAGAACGTTCACAATAAATTTCTTCAAAACGTCTATGAAACGCGAGACGATTTTCTTGAATTCTGTCATATAGAAGGAGAGGAAGCAGATAGGAACAAAACCCAGTACATTCCTATTTTTCCAAAGACTATAGTTAATAAAGTGACCAGCCCAGATGTTGGTATGCTATATTCCATGAATCCCTACCAAGGTTGTGAACATGGTTGTATTTATTGCTATGCTCGTAATACCCATGAATTTTGGGGTTATAGCGCCGGATTAGATTTTGAGCGAAAGATTTTAGTTAAGAAGGATTCTGCCAAATTACTGGAATCTAAATTAAAGAGTAAACGCTGGGAAGCGAGTACCATTGTGCTTTCGGGTAATACGGACTGTTATCAACCAGCCGAGAAAAAGTTTGAAATCACTCGCGATTGTCTCAAGATTTTTTTGAAGTACAAACACCCCGTTGGCATCATAACAAAAAATGCTTTGGTACTTCGTGATTTGGATATTCTAAAGGAACTGGCCAAAGACCAACTGATAGGGGTTAATATTTCGGTGACCTCATTATCTGAAGAAACCAGACACATTCTGGAGCCCAGAACTACGACTATTAAAAAGCGACTGGAAACTATTCGCATATTATCCGAAAATAACATTCCTGTAAATGCTATGTTGGCGCCAATTATCCCGGGAATCAATAGCCATGAGATTATGAATTTAGCGAAAGCGGTTTCTGAAAATGGAGCAAAGTCATTCGCATTCACCGTAGTCAGACTCAATGGCGCCATAGGCCAAGTTTTTACCGATTGGATTCATAAAACCTTGCCGGACAAAGCAGACAAAGTATTGCATCAAATTCAAGAATGCCACGGAGGCTCTTTAAATGATAGTCGTTTTGGTGTTCGCAGTAAAGGTGAAGGTAAGATTGCTACACAAATTCATGATTTGGTACGTCTGGCGCGGCACACTTATTTTAAGAACAAGTCTTTTCCTCCGCTCAACCACGAATTGCATGAGCAGTTTAAAGATGGGCAACTACGATTGTTTTGA